ACAAGGAAGAGAAATATGACTTTGATATCAATAAAGCCGACAAGATCTTTGATTTACTGTTGCAAGAAAAGCAAATTCAGTTGCCAGTAGGTCACGTTCTGCCATCGGCTGAAGAGCTGAAGAAGAGGAAGTTTTGCAAGTGGCACAATATAGTATCTCATCATACCAATGAGTGCAAAGTGTTCAGGTAGCAGACCCAATCGCCTATCAAACAAGGAAGAATCAAGTTTGATGATGGAAAAAGGCCGATGAAGATTGATGAACATCCTTTTCCTGTAAATGTGGTGCATGCCACGATTGACAGCAGAAGATTGATCAACAAGTACCAGAAGAGGCATGACATCAAGTTCAGAGGAATTTTCAGAATTGTAGTCATCACCAAGATGATATATATTATCAAGATGACCAAGATGAAGAATATTATCAAGGTGATAAGTTTAATCATCATTGAAGTTGTGAGTTCTTCAGGTTTTGTTGGAACGATGGAATGAGGTTGCCATCAATCAACAATTGCCCTGGGTGTGGTGGATCGAATTCTTACAATCAGTCTTCCCAGGGTAACAGTCTTAAATCACATAGGAATCGGCCAGAACCCAGGAGATCAGTTCATTGAAGATTGGGCCGATTCGTCAAGATCATATGGAAGATCAAGTTGAAAATGACGAAGTTGATCAAGCTTAGAACCCTCGATGGTGTCCAACTAGAATTTTTACAAGGAGTCAGAAAAGGAGAGTTCAGAGATTGAGAAATAGAGAGCAGATACAGGAAGTTAATGAGAAAATCGATCATCGGCTGAAACGTACAAGGAAAGAGTGGCGAGTTGAATCAAAGATTGTGATAGCCAATGAGGTTGAAAACGATAAGGAAAGGAATAGAATTTCAACATCTGCCGAGGGAAAAGCAATTGCTTCAACTTCGATCAATATGGTATTTATGTTGCCTACCGAATACAGCATACACACGGCCGATAAAGGAGAAATCGAACCATCGACTGAGTTAAAATTAATATCAGAACAAGCCGTGTTTGAGAAGCCTTAAAAATAACAACATTGACATTTGAAGCCACTTTATATCAAAGGTTATGTCAATGGcaagccgatgtctaagatgcTAGTCGATGGAGGTGTTGATGTCAATTTGATGCCTTATACTACTTTCAGAAAGTTTGGCCGGTTTGAAAGAGATTTGATCAAGACAAATATTGTATTGAAGATCTTTGGGGGCAATTCTTCTGAAACCATGGGAGTTTTAAACGTTGAGTTGATAGTAGGTAGCAAGACAATTCCTACCACATTCTTTGTAATTGATGGAAAGGGTTCTAATAGTTTGTTGTTGGGAAgagattggattcatgctaattgttgcaTCCCTTCACCAATGCATCAAtgtttgattcaatggcaaggagACCAGGTTGAAATCGTGCAAGCCGATAAGTCAGTTTAAGTGGCTAGTGCTGATTTAAATATTTGGGAAATGGAAGGGATTGATTGTTTATCTTGAAAAGTTTGGAAAACAGAGTTTCTTAAGATTACGGATGGTGATATATTGCCTATTGGAGTCGATGAGCCCAAGCTTGTATTCTCAAAGATGGAATATCATGTTGACCGAGAAGTTTGGATTTAAGTATAAGGCCGGCATGTTTCTAAGTTGTTTTCGAGGATTTCAAACCTAGGTATCGGTCCTCAAAGCTATCTTTCTCAATATGTAGTATGTTTCTGATGGAATCGATCACTATTGGGGAAGAAGCATCATCAAACATAATTGAACATGTTGCCAGATTGATGAGTTGTCCTGTGCCCAGAGCGTAATCATGGAGAACTTCCTTGACAACTTCTGCCTCCTTGGTATCAGCTTTAAAAATCCAGTGTGTCATCCGTGAATAACAGATGAGATATACCGGGTGTGTTGCGACAATTTTTTAATGAAGATAATTCATTCTGCTCCACCTTTTCCTTTAAAAGAAGGGATAATCCATCAGCCACAAACAAGAATAGAAAGGGGGACAAAGGATCTCCTTGTATTAAGCCCCTACTTGGAGTGAATGATCGGAGAAGGGTTCCATTGAATTTTACGGAATACCTCACCGTGGTCACACATGCCATAATCCAGCTGACCCATCGGTGAGCAAAACCCATTCTAACCGGTGAGCATCCCCAGATCTGCGGGGGAtgggggggggagggaggggggtcgccggacgcctcctccgccggcctCCTCGTGGGGGATCTAGCGCCGGCGATgacggagggaggagggggcacCGCCGGCCTCCACGCACGCCCGCACTCCAGGTCGAGCTCCCCCTCCGCCGTCGAGCCCGCTACcgctcccgcccgccgccgccactgcctgcCCCGCGCCGCTCTGCTCTCGGTGAAAGTGagtgaaagagagaggaagtgaaagagagagagagagaaagtgagtgagtgagagagagaggactgaGGGGATAATATTAGTAAGTGAGAGAGAGGACTGAGAGGTTGGGggtgaaaattttaaattggtTGAGAGGGAAGTAGGACGGCAATCTGACTTCAAGGCCGATCCTTAAGAgaaccgcatgcaaaaatcgattttttacATGCGGGTCTCTTAAGAGGACCGCATGTAAAAATGAGGGAGCATTTTTACGTGTGGACCACTTAAGCATCTgcatgcaaaaatcgatttttttacATGTGGCTTTTTAAACTTTAAGTCGATTTTTATGGTACTAAATCAactcatattgtcaaaatcaaaattgtagaactcattgagatgtaccatttttcttttgttcatttctccatccgagtttgattgactatataaaatttgaatttcaaaatataagaaatttaaataatttttggtatcaaatgatttcaaatagaaaagtcatcaataacaaagttgtataacttatcaagatcttcaacttttgttttggtcattttctatatgactttatttgaacagtttgaatttaatttcaaattatgacaacttccaacaatattttcaaatactaaatgattttaattaaaaaagtcatcaacaacaaagttatataactcATCAGGATCTATAAGTTCtattttgatcatttcttcgtccgacaaagtgatttgtaagattgttcacaaaatgtacatatccCTTATATAGTTTCATAAACTATAAAAGAgatgtaaattttgtaaaaatgttactatcactttgtctgatgaagaaatgaccaaagtaaaagttatagatcttgatgagttacacaactttgttgttgatgactttttcaactgaaatcatttactgcttcaaaatattatttgaaatttagaaattcaaatttttaattgataaaacaaagtcacaagaaaaaatggtCAAAATAATAGCACTAAGAACACAATAatatgatagagcatgattttagaaacatttaggaaaaaaaatcatccaatttAGTGTTCATATGAGTGAGACACACTGCTTGAAATTTTTCgtattttattttctcataCGGCTCCTTGAAacgcccgcatggaaaaatcgatttttccatgcgggcgtTTAAGTGAGCCGTATGCAAAAATGAGCGGACCTCTTAAGAGGCTcgtatgggaaaatcgatttttccatatggGCGTCTTAAAGGAGCCGTCTATGAAAATGCAGCTCGATTTTTTGCAGACGCCACTAGTTATGGTCAATTTGTAAAAATCAAGGGGTTTCGTAtagaaaaatcacttttgtagtagtgtaatTTGAATAGTTGGAAGTACTGTAATACAGTACAATCATACTTTTTTTAATGAAGATGAAGTTTACATGGGTCCAAAATGCGTGTAACGAAAATAACCCTCTAATGAACGAATTATCAACTAATttaaatttgagaaaaaaattgaacattgTTTTTGAAAAAGCTGTGGAGTCAGCTGGTGGCCCTTCACCGCGCACACGTACAGTTTAGGTTTGATCATTTCTTCGTCCGACAAAAATGAGCGGACCTCTTAAGAGGCTcgtatgggaaaatcgatttttccatatggGCGTCTTAAAGGAGCCGTCTGTGAAAATGCAGCTCGATTTTTTGCAGACGCCACTAGTTATGGTCAATTTGTAAAAATCAAGGGGTTTCGTAtagaaaaatcacttttgtagtagtgtaatTTGAATAGTTGGAAGTACTGTAATACAGTACAATCATACTTTTTTTAATGAAGATGAAGTTTACATGGGTCCAAAATGCGTGTAACGAAAATAACCCTCTAATGAACGAATTATCAACTAATttaaatttgagaaaaaaattgaacattgTTTTTGAAAAAGCTGTGGAGTCAGCTGGTGGCCCTTCACCGCGCACACGTACAGTTTAAGTTTCATTTCCCGCTGGCGCCTGCCGCTGCagtcgccgacgacggcgacatgGCCACCGGCCGCACTTGGAGCCCTCCTCCAGGCCTCTCCTCTACCACGTAGGGCATATGCGTCCCTAACACCTTGTCCCACGTCACGAAGAACGGCTGCGAGAAGTTGtaccggccgccgcggcgctgatGGTGCACGTCGTGGTAGGCGGCGTTGTTCCGGAACACGCGCTGGAgcgggctcgccgccggcagccacaGGCCGCAGTGGTCGTCGACGCCCTTCGCCGTGCACAGCGAGAAGAAGACGACGGAGGCGCGCGGCGACATGCCGGAGGcgaggaaggcgacggcgccgccgacggTGTCGAGGAGGAGGCCCTCGGCGGGGTGGTTGTACTGCGCGCCGAACGCGTAGGGCGCCACGAGGCGGTGGTGCCACGAGTGGACGCGCCGGTACAGAAACCGGTTGGTGTGCATCCACCGGTGCCACGCGTACTGCCACCCGTCGAGCACCACCATgcccaccgcgaaccgcgccgccaccgccagccacgacgacggcgacgccgtcgtcgccgtcgtcgttctcCTCTCGCCGGCGAGCTGCACCATGCAATGCGAGGACATGTATGAACACAAGAGACGGAATTAAGCTAAGCATTGCTTGAAATGCCATGTGCAATGTCGTGGTCTGACCGTGaatgtggcggcggcgacggcggcctggaCGAGCTGCTGGAGGAGGACGCCCATGACGACGTCGCGCTTGGAGACCAAGTTCTtggcatcctcctcctccttggaaTGCAGCCGATACTTGTCCATGGAGATGGAGTGGCCGAGCGCCATGTACAAGCCAGAGTAGAGCCAGTACACCACGATGGGAACAACGATGGCCAACGCTTCATCCGACAAGGGATCCATGTGATCGAATCGTGCGTATGATGATACGTACTACGTAGCTGCTTCAATAACACACTATAGCTGGATTAATTACTGGAGTATGTGTGAtcaatctagctagctagctagctcgatgCCTCGATCTGTGTGCATGGAATTAACTAACGGgtggactatatatatataggtagtcCTGTTGTCCTGATGTTTACATAATGACGTGGGATGGTCAAGATTGTTAATAGTTAGACAACCTTGAACAAGTATCTGTATGAATCAGAGGTTATGTAAGAAGCTAGATCCGTATCCGTATTAATAATAGTCGTTCAATCTTGGCGTTCCATGGACGTATACGCGTGGAAATAACGTGTGTCCATAACAGTCGGGGATTGATTGTTTCCAAGAACTACCAGACAAGTTTTACTCTCCCGTTTGGCCGTTTCTCCAATCATTTTGCAGTCCATTTTTGGTTAATTTGGTCGACATAAACAGCTCTATACACGAGTCATTAATCTAGCTGGGAAAAGAGTTCTATAGTTCGGCCATTTCATTGTAAAGAAACGTGAGTCATAAAATGTGTATCATATATAATCCCTTAAAATATCTCGGTGGTAAGAATCATAATCCCTTCTGCCCCTCCGCTTTCTCTCTCCCCCAATCAGCGGTGAcatccctctccccctccccttcctatCTCGATAGCATGGTGCATCAGCTGTACGTTTCGTGGcacggagcgacgacggcgagggtaTAGCACGAAAGTTGTTTGCTTGGCACGGCGCAACGACAGCGGGGGCACGACCGAAGCTGTTTCGTCGGGGCGCGGTGCAGCGACGGCAGGGGTACAGTGTGGTGACAACGATGACGGTGTGGCAACAACCTTCCCTCCCCATCTTCCTCTCCCTATCGGCCTCAGCAGCAGGGAAATGGgctcgaggacgacgacggtggaTCCAGGAGGATGATGGCAGCGATGGTACGTTGTTGGCGAGTTCGGTTCGACTCGAGCtagctttatttttttcttctcgtgCAAAGCTAAAGATGTCGGTTCTATTTTCCTCATAGGTGTTGGTTGCTGGTATTGGTACCGATAAATTGGTACCGGATGAACGATCCTTTACGAACCGGCACATATGGCATCTTCTGTAGTAGTGTTAGGATGTTAGGTGCCTTCTGATCTAGTCCATTCATCTTCTTTAAAATTCATGCGGTTTTTAATAAGGGGTATTAAAGCACATCTTACATAGTAAAACTATTTTTATTCGGCGAATAGTAGGAGTACACACGTACACAggataatctttttttttggcatttttGCCCAGCGAACAGTACTATGTATTTATACGTACATGGGACATTTTTTTTCCCGGTTTGTTAAGTGTTATTTTCCTAATAGATATGATCTAATGGTATAAAAAAATGGTCTATCGATTTAAAGTAAAAATCAAGGGTCGAATGTTTTGTATTTTTCTCGGAGTATTTAGGATCTcctattataattacataatttttataCTAAAATGAATGATTAAATATATGCTCAAATATCAATAGCATAAAAAATCTTAGGTGAGACAAATGTATTGTAGGGTATTCAAGATAAAACTAAATAAAGAAAAGGTTAAATGGAGAGTAAAAAAAGTGGGGCACATATACGTTACATGCATACGAACGGAATAAGAAAGGCGTATGTACACGCGGGTGAGATGAGAGGGAGGAATAACTTCTTTTTTATTATAacctaatggtctaaaataataATAGACCACCTATTTAAGTAAAAATCGAGGGCTAAATGTTACCTCCATATGGTGGTATAGGAGCATTTTTAGAAGTCTCATGTGATGGCTAAAGAGCATTTCTAGGAATTTTAATGTTTTCTTAGTATATTATAGATAAGTATATTGAAAGTATGTGTTGTCGAATAGACAACTGCgtcacgtcgaaagacgtggttctctcaacagtGGATGGGAAATAAAAGAACAATTGTATTACTTTGACCAAATTTTTTgggatccccctattacatggccctagggggctatttatagccccattataGGTTCCCACTATTAGGGTTTAGATTATACatgggaatttacatggttacgtTTTTGATAGGGACATTATTGAGGGCATACTGTATCCTTTACACACACGGGTCCCTACTGGGCTTAAATGGCTCGGCCCATATATCTGGCGAAATCCCTTGAGGATGTAGCGGCCACTAGGCCTCCCGACAACGAGGTTCGGTACTTTAGCGAAACTCGTGCCGGGTGTGCCCAGGCTTTCGCCGCATCATCTTCGGCCGTGCAGCCTTCTGGCAAGGACTCCACTCGGCGAAGCTAGTGTAACCCAAGCCATGGCATTCGCCCATATGGCTTTATTCTCAACCTTCGCTGCCTGCCTTCGGAGTGAGCTTGTTGCCTGAGTTTTCGGTTTCGGCAGGTTCGGCTGAAGGCCCTCCGTGGTAAGCCTCCAACAGTATGGTTCAAACATACATATGAAttgaatttataatttaaaagcTACAATTGTTAAAAGATtgtctactcccttcgtcccaaaatataaacatctTGGACTTTGACACGGTCTCTGAGATGctattttgaccaacaatatctataaaaataagatgttttaattACAAAGAGTttcatattatgatagtttgtttaataataaatctactaacatcaattttacatggttaatattttttttgttattaatagtcaaacttaaaaatatttaacctgtcattatgctaaaaatgcttatactaaaaatgcttatattttgagatggatggagtatttatttgtAAAACCCACCAAGGTCATGCAGCCCTTGAAGTGCACAATGAGCTGAGCTCACTCTAACCGAGTTGAAAATAAGATGGGATTAGATATCTTTTTGGCTACCATACATAAAAAGTGAGAGTTcgttagaaaaagaaaaaaaaacagagagataaAAGGAAAGGGAGGTTGGGTGTAGATCGTACGTGGGTGTACACACGTACACGGCAAAACAAACGATTGGAAATTGGGATTCGTTTTTAATTTATAGATAGACTAGTAATATGTccgtgctaaacgctacggtgTAACTCTATTtgtctttaataatttttaaaattttcatgttagcaaaaaaatattactatatgaaCTATACATTTGAGCTTTAATTCAATTTACTTcgtacattaaatatatttaacataaagtataataatatgatatacCAATTGATGTAGatatataatgcatatatcTGTGCCCCATGTCATAATgcataataatattatattaaagatATATGATAATGCGCATTTCTGTGTCTTAAGTCATAATgcataataatatgatatataatgcatatatcCGTGACACGCAAAATAATTTACAATAGCGTTGATATCAATATTTATTCATCTCACAAGCGTCATTTCTGTATGTGGTGTGCATGTGTGTATATATCTGCGTCATTATAATGCATCACCAGTgggtgatatttttttatataatatagtgcattttcatattataattatttttctattacatGCCCATGCTAATGCTATGGGGTGACATTTGATAACTCAAATTGAAAAAGATATAACATCATAGTGACTTGTGCTCCTTCCTGTGGGGTGCACTTCTTTTTTAGGCTTTGCCAAAATCTTTGTCGTTTTTCTTGACACCCCTCTTGATAATGCAACATAAAGTTGCCCATGCGAGAATACAGGCTCTGGAAGATAGATACCGATATTCGGGATGGTTTGTCCCTGTGATTTATTAATTGTCATTGCGAAACTTAGACGTATTGGAAATTGCTTTCTCTTAAACTTGAAAGAAAGTGAAATATCATTTGAAGGAGACAGAGGGATCCTTGGCATGAACACCCTTTTTAGTGCATGATGTCCACCAACGATTTCAGTATCAATTGCATTGTCTTGGAATGCCCTGATCATTAATCTTGTTCCATTGCATAATCCATTGTTAGGATCAAGGTTGCGGAGGAGAATAGCATGGCAGTTGACCTTAACTTTTAGCTCATGTGGAGAGAGGCCATTTGGAGTTATCGTGTTAAGAAAGTCCAAAGGGTAGTTATTTTGGGAATCATCATCGACAGAATCAAAGCTATGGTAAATCTTTTCCTCACCAGGAAACCTGTCGATCATCTTCCTGTTCAGCTTATCCACGAAATCATTTTCTGTTGAGAGAATGGCCCGTGTGCTCATATATTCCGCGGAGGTTGTATATCTCTCATCATTGAGTGAGAGGAACACATATTCACATATTCAATCAGTGCGTTCACTGAATCTTCAATGTCTGCATAACCAATGACAATTTCATCAGGCAGACGGACATAATCATCTTCGATCGTGTTTTCCGTCCCATTAACACCGCTGATATCAGCACGATATGACTCGTATTGACCTCGGTTCATTGATTAATTGTAGTTGGGTCTATAAAATTTCGCTGAGTTTTCAGATTGAACATATGGGGATCTATACTAACATATAACCTTGTGGTCACCATTGTACAAGAAGAGACAAGACACTGCATGCATTTAAAAACACACACAAATTAGCTCATGTAAAGATGAAACATTTACACAGTATCATTCACTGTACactaatcctatcttactataaagt
The Oryza sativa Japonica Group chromosome 6, ASM3414082v1 DNA segment above includes these coding regions:
- the LOC4340921 gene encoding sphinganine C4-monooxygenase 1 — protein: MDPLSDEALAIVVPIVVYWLYSGLYMALGHSISMDKYRLHSKEEEDAKNLVSKRDVVMGVLLQQLVQAAVAAATFTLAGERRTTTATTASPSSWLAVAARFAVGMVVLDGWQYAWHRWMHTNRFLYRRVHSWHHRLVAPYAFGAQYNHPAEGLLLDTVGGAVAFLASGMSPRASVVFFSLCTAKGVDDHCGLWLPAASPLQRVFRNNAAYHDVHHQRRGGRYNFSQPFFVTWDKVLGTHMPYVVEERPGGGLQVRPVAMSPSSATAAAGASGK